A genomic window from Camelus ferus isolate YT-003-E chromosome X, BCGSAC_Cfer_1.0, whole genome shotgun sequence includes:
- the LOC102504656 gene encoding uncharacterized protein LOC102504656 — protein sequence CLYLVFSQPEMKHLFFKVMGLFLSYLAWGFGISLARSRSWRMREFDSKTVPIVFIGLWEPFYFQKFNISGSIAELLMHSKINSSWVISDEIWCGQDLMLLANFMMSAVLIFGSVALSVSWIKAPYPGFLQLHYNTAAFFLLLSCSCTMITVSWNFTVEFYGETILDFPITFSIKREMLTKKCFSYMFPLGITTTILSLLSATMFSCETCPLKQWTLVKPLAVANYDKPQDPALALPTSL from the exons TGCCTCTACCTCGTCTTCAGTCAACCTGAAATGAAGCACTTGTTCTTCAAAGTGATGGGCCTTTTTCTTAGTTACTTGGCCTGGGGTTTCGGCATAAGCCTAGCCAGAAGCAGATCCTGGCGCATGAGGGAGTTTGATAGCAAGACTGTTCCCATTGTGTTCATTGGACTTTGGGAACCtttctattttcagaaatttaacaTCTCTGGCTCAATAGCTGAGTTGCTGATGCATAGCAAGATCAACTCGAGCTGGGTCATTTCAGATGAAATCTGGTGTGGGCAGGACCTGATGCTGCTGGCCAATTTTATGATGTCTGCGGTCCTGATTTTCGGCTCAGTGGCACTTTCAGTCAGCTGGATCAAGGCCCCGTACCCAGGTTTCCTCCAACTGCACTACAACACTGCTGCCTTCTTCCTTTTACTCAGCTGTAGTTGTACCATGATTACCGTGAGCTGGAATTTCACTGTGGAATTTTATGGTGAAACCATCCTTGACTTTCCAATTACCTTTTCTATTAAAAGAGAAATGCTAACAAAGAAATGTTTCTCTTACATGTTCCCACTAGGAATCACAACTACTATCCTCTCGCTACTAAGTGCCACCATGTTCTCCTGTGAAACATGTCCACTAAAGCAGTGGACTCTAGTGAAACCCTTGGCTGTGGCCAACT ACGATAAGCCTCAGGACCCGGCCCTGGCCCTGCCTACCAGCCTGTAA
- the LOC106731240 gene encoding claudin-34 has translation MDPGHRGRGPGGVSSAVQRHCRALPAGPARPAWGCGEPASSTTSTMPARPPRVTTTPPGTHLPLHIRIAQSLLMASILGLLGKAFIIFALRNVYLGIAWTRAACNPFTASGTLNVAASLCISMTVVWNYRSVMNEEEVAFPPPLNVPFKPDTQQTGGDILLRVWLPSRCL, from the coding sequence ATGGACCCCGGGCACCGCGGCCGTGGGCCTGGCGGAGTGTCCAGTGCGGTGCAGCGACACTGCCGCGCTCTCCCCGCCGGGCCGGCCCGGCCCGCGTGGGGATGCGGTGAGCCTGCGTCTTCCACCACGTCCACGATGCCAGCCCGGCCACCCCGTGTCACCACTACACCTCCCGGGACACACCTCCCTCTCCATATCCGTATTGCTCAAAGTCTCCTGATGGCCAGCATCCTCGGGCTTCTGGGAAAAGCCTTCATCATCTTTGCGCTTAGGAACGTGTACCTGGGAATTGCGTGGACGAGGGCCGCCTGTAATCCATTCACTGCCTCAGGAACTCTGAACGTAGCTGCCAGCCTCTGTATCTCGATGACTGTGGTCTGGAATTACCGCTCCGTGATGAATGAAGAGGAGGTTGCCTTCCCACCGCCTCTCAACGTGCCCTTCAAGCCAGATACTCAGCAAACTGGTGGCGACATCCTCCTGCGTGTGTGGCTGCCTTCACGCTGTTTGTAG